In one window of Rhodanobacter sp. FDAARGOS 1247 DNA:
- a CDS encoding rhomboid family intramembrane serine protease, giving the protein MFIHVETRRRPRWHWATLLVVSFCVLCFVVLALTPPAQRISLLLEWGTIPANIFDPHEALLPQLTDPALLRLFTALFIHVTWLHLLSNLLFLVIFGLPGERALGSFRFLLLFAVGGIVANLIGALSLAGVRLPIIGCSGAVSAVVGTYVALFPRARLGLVLPLGLYLEFVRVPAFLLIGIWVLLQLLFSYAGPSYGAYVWWAHIGGFLFGVMSALFAREGIARRLRG; this is encoded by the coding sequence TTGTTCATTCATGTGGAAACGCGGCGCCGTCCCCGCTGGCACTGGGCCACTCTCCTGGTGGTTTCGTTTTGCGTCTTGTGCTTCGTGGTTCTGGCGTTGACGCCCCCGGCGCAGCGGATCTCGTTGCTGCTTGAATGGGGCACGATTCCGGCGAACATCTTCGATCCCCATGAGGCGCTGCTGCCGCAGTTGACTGATCCGGCCCTGTTGCGGCTGTTCACCGCGCTGTTCATTCACGTCACCTGGCTGCACTTGCTGAGCAACCTGCTCTTCCTGGTGATCTTCGGATTGCCTGGAGAGCGCGCACTGGGATCGTTTCGCTTCCTGCTTCTGTTCGCGGTGGGCGGCATCGTGGCGAATCTGATTGGCGCACTGTCGCTCGCCGGCGTGCGGCTGCCAATCATCGGCTGCAGCGGAGCCGTCTCGGCCGTGGTCGGCACCTACGTGGCACTGTTCCCGCGGGCGCGGCTGGGGCTGGTGCTGCCACTGGGTCTCTATCTGGAATTTGTCCGGGTCCCCGCCTTTCTGCTGATCGGCATCTGGGTGTTGCTGCAACTGCTGTTCAGCTATGCCGGACCCAGCTACGGCGCCTACGTGTGGTGGGCGCACATTGGCGGATTCCTGTTTGGCGTGATGTCCGCCCTGTTCGCACGCGAAGGCATAGCGCGTCGCCTGCGGGGCTGA
- a CDS encoding glutamine amidotransferase, translating to MKPVLIIRTGRAPDPIRARHGDFPHWFRLSAGLQPRQLQVVDVANGEALPPPKEIAGAIITGSAAMVTERAHWSELTAGWIRAAMDVSLPLFGVCYGHQLMAHALGGTVGYLPGGREIGTQLIELTDAGKRDSLAHGLPPHFRAHTTHEQSVLEAPAEAAVLARSARDPHQWLRYGPHALSVQFHPEFNAEVMRAYIRRKHSDMHREGSDPKRVFGEVGATPLARRLLRQFANTHLQNGGAF from the coding sequence ATGAAACCCGTCCTGATCATCCGCACCGGCCGTGCCCCGGATCCCATCCGTGCCCGCCACGGCGACTTTCCGCACTGGTTCCGCCTGAGCGCCGGCCTGCAGCCACGGCAGCTGCAAGTTGTCGATGTCGCCAATGGCGAAGCCCTGCCCCCGCCGAAAGAAATCGCCGGAGCCATCATCACGGGTTCGGCAGCCATGGTCACCGAACGGGCGCACTGGAGCGAGCTCACCGCAGGGTGGATCCGCGCTGCCATGGATGTCAGCCTGCCGCTGTTCGGCGTGTGCTATGGCCATCAGTTGATGGCCCATGCCTTGGGCGGCACGGTGGGTTACCTTCCAGGCGGGCGCGAAATAGGTACCCAGCTCATCGAGCTCACCGACGCCGGCAAGCGCGACTCGCTGGCTCACGGCCTTCCACCACACTTTCGGGCGCATACCACGCACGAACAAAGCGTGCTTGAAGCACCTGCGGAAGCAGCCGTGCTCGCCCGCTCGGCCAGGGACCCGCATCAGTGGCTGCGTTATGGTCCGCACGCGCTGAGTGTGCAGTTCCATCCGGAGTTCAACGCCGAGGTGATGCGCGCCTACATCCGGCGCAAGCACTCCGACATGCATCGCGAAGGCAGCGATCCGAAACGCGTGTTCGGCGAAGTCGGCGCCACGCCGCTCGCTCGGCGCCTGTTGCGCCAGTTCGCCAACACCCATCTGCAGAATGGCGGCGCGTTCTGA